The Benincasa hispida cultivar B227 chromosome 11, ASM972705v1, whole genome shotgun sequence genome has a segment encoding these proteins:
- the LOC120089689 gene encoding beta-glucuronosyltransferase GlcAT14C, with product MKKNHIPYYPDRKWLMPLGLFCLLFLIFLLIVTSEYPKSTSDADFSHSATRFVLEPNGNEMLGLGLPPLPRFAYLISGTKGDGGSMRRLLQAAYHPRNYYLLHLDLEASDSERLELAKYVKSESVFREFRNVMVVGKANLITDKGPTMIASTLQAVAILLKRAKDWDWFINLSASDYPLLPQDDLLHVFSFLPRDLNFVEHSSNLGWKEDLGAKTIIIDPALYHTKKSGVFWAKERRSIPSSFKLFTGSSWVVLTKPFLEFCIWGWDNLPRTLLMYYTNFLSSPEGYFHTIICNHKDYQNTTVNQDLHYMKWDNPPNQHPINLTSEHFIDMVQSGLPFARSFAESSSVLNRIDEELLKRSKGQFTPGGWCVKNSASEKGSCVAYGSPHAVKPTSSSKRLEKLLMKLLDHENFRPRQCR from the exons atgaagaagaatcaCATTCCCTACTATCCAGATCGGAAATGGCTGATGCCATTGGGGTTATTTTGTTTGCTCTTTCTGATATTCCTTCTAATTGTCACTTCCGAGTATCCTAAATCTACTTCCGACGCTGATTTTTCTCATAGCGCAACGAGATTCGTACTAGAACCCAATGGGAATGAAATGCTAGGGCTAGGGCTTCCGCCATTGCCGAGATTTGCGTATTTGATATCAGGAACCAAGGGAGATGGTGGATCGATGAGGCGGCTTCTTCAGGCGGCATATCACCCGAGGAACTATTATCTGCTACATCTCGATCTTGAAGCTTCAGACTCCGAGAGACTCGAACTTGCGAAATATGTGAAATCGGAGAGTGTATTTAGAGAGTTCAGGAATGTGATGGTTGTGGGAAAGGCCAATTTGATCACTGATAAAGGTCCAACTATGATTGCTTCTACTCTTCAGGCGGTTGCCATATTACTGAAGCGTGCTAAGGATTGGGATTGGTTCATTAATCTCAGCGCCTCTGATTATCCTCTGCTCCCGCAAGACG ATCTTTTGCATGTATTCTCCTTCTTGCCAAGGGATTTGAACTTTGTTGAGCACTCAAGTAATCTTGGTTGGAAAGA GGACTTGGGAGCAAAGACTATAATAATAGATCCTGCCTTGTATCATACAAAGAAATCTGGAGTGTTTTGGGCAAAAGAGAGAAGGTCGATACCATCATCATTCAAGTTGTTTACTG GATCTTCATGGGTGGTTCTCACAAAACcatttttggaattctgcatatGGGGATGGGACAATCTCCCTCGCACTCTCCTCATGTACTACACCAATTTCTTATCTTCTCCAGAGGGTTACTTCCACACCATCATCTGCAACCACAAGGACTACCAAAACACTACTGTAAACCAAGATTTGCATTATATGAAGTGGGACAATCCTCCAAACCAACACCCGATTAATCTAACATCTGAACATTTCATTGACATGGTCCAAAGCGGTCTCCCTTTTGCTCGAAGTTTTGCTGAGAGTAGTTCAGTACTTAACAGAATAGACGAGGAACTTTTAAAGAGGTCAAAGGGACAGTTCACACCGGGTGGCTGGTGCGTGAAGAACTCGGCCTCGGAGAAGGGTTCTTGTGTGGCGTATGGCAGTCCCCATGCTGTTAAACCAACCAGCAGCTCAAAGAGGCTGGAAAAGCTTCTGATGAAGCTTCTTGATCATGAGAACTTCAGACCCAGACAATGTAGATAA
- the LOC120091315 gene encoding dof zinc finger protein DOF5.1-like produces MNFSSIPAYLDPSNWQQQVTHQVGSSSSTGVSSQLLPPPPPPPPPPPPPPHGVGGTGSIRPGSMAERARMANIPMPEAALKCPRCESTNTKFCYFNNYSLTQPRHFCKTCRRYWTRGGALRNVPVGGGCRRNKRSKGSSSKSPPVSSDRQQTSGSANSSSSAIASNNSGGLSPQIPPLGRFMAPLHQQLSDFDIGGFSYSGGLSAPATATGDLSFQLGNTNLAGGTSIGSLLGFDQQWRLQQQPPQFPFLSGLDSFDGSSGGGGEGPGPGWQIRPKLPSSSRNLTQMGNSVKMEETPDQVNNVGRQFLGNEQYWSSGSMAWSDLSGFSSSSSTRNPL; encoded by the exons ATGAATTTTTCCTCCATTCCTGCTTATCTTGATCCTTCCAACTGGCAACAG CAAGTCACCCATCAAGTGGGAAGCAGTAGTAGCACTGGAGTTAGTTCTCAGCTTCTTCCTCCTCCGCCTCCACCTCCACCACCTCCTCCCCCACCGCCCCATGGCGTCGGTGGCACCGGTTCGATCCGCCCCGGTTCGATGGCCGAGCGAGCTCGAATGGCTAATATTCCGATGCCCGAGGCAGCATTAAAATGCCCAAGATGTGAATCAACCAACACTAAGTTCTGTTATTTCAACAATTATAGCCTCACTCAGCCTCGCCACTTTTGCAAGACTTGTAGAAG GTACTGGACCAGGGGTGGGGCCCTACGGAACGTCCCGGTCGGGGGCGGATGCCGGAGGAACAAAAGAAGCAAAGGGAGCAGTTCAAAGTCGCCACCAGTCAGCTCGGACCGACAACAAACCAGCGGTTCAGCCAATTCTTCGTCAAGTGCAATAGCTTCCAACAACAGTGGAGGCCTTTCTCCACAGATCCCACCACTCGGCCGATTCATGGCTCCTCTCCATCAACAGCTTAGTGACTTCGACATCGGCGGGTTCAGCTACAGCGGTGGCCTCTCAGCTCCCGCCACTGCCACCGGTGACCTGAGTTTCCAATTGGGCAACACTAATTTAGCTGGAGGAACAAGCATTGGATCTCTTTTGGGATTTGACCAACAATGGAGGCTCCAGCAACAACCTCCCCAATTTCCCTTCTTGTCCGGGTTGGATTCTTTCGACGGCAGTAGCGGTGGTGGCGGAGAGGGACCCGGTCCCGGCTGGCAAATAAGGCCAAAATTACCTTCGAGTTCAAGGAATTTAACCCAAATGGGTAATTCAGTGAAAATGGAAGAAACCCCAGATCAAGTTAATAATGTTGGAAGACAATTCCTTGGGAATGAACAATATTGGAGCAGCGGATCAATGGCATGGTCAGATCTTTCTGGTTTCAGTTCTTCATCTTCAACAAGAAACCCATTATAG